In a single window of the Drosophila albomicans strain 15112-1751.03 chromosome 3, ASM965048v2, whole genome shotgun sequence genome:
- the LOC117568369 gene encoding peroxisome biogenesis factor 1 isoform X1, with protein sequence MFKRTFKVVYRPIRNNFLLLPEQYYGVVSTYDTGCLSLQYNGRVHYASWAPQAGGGGIKDTEIGINARAAKELGLHENDLVKCALIADVLNLRSVHVTPVSAKDWEIIELSTEKISGSVLEQTRIVNSSQILLVWINKSMQVALTVDRLKPHMGYGRIDHNTELVVAPNLYKGLTNGNATSTVNGNDEESSKLSRSKTSAQVRDDLVTTPGLAHSATMSNVKSNLQRNKRQDHMQRLKKDLRRESSGVFEFRVIRGLWHEKAQESDVYIRQSHLPEFMDLEQFYSMKTSSDKEYYVRVHLVSDEDEENDELPATIHPSIELNANLMKLLNIKELERVVLRPKVTVVNFVEKIELFAHKKTHYKIMENAFKRFVIERTQKAPMLFNQEEVVRLEDDLLVTVGILPEHFRYCVVDAQFLKESKIYAADLVRPVNEIIKEKPAAITPLSVKDLIRLPEYDKIVDQVVSELRMNLCLNAQNSVLRQGNVLLTGAAGTGKTVLVERILEQLSRQPDYCYFDIFYCSRSKGRKTESIQKDLRNIFTSCLQHAPAIVVLENLDVLAHSAGEQSSQDGEYFNRMADTVHQLIMQYTSSNAIAVIATVNELQTLNKRLSAPRGRHLFQTVARLPSLERADRETILRELCSHIASRDLDVVKFSNLTEGYRKCDLVQFVERAIFYAYRISKAQPMLTNEQLIDSLEHTNSYCLQGIQSNQKTGAESAANEMSVEELPGLESVVTVLEEVLMWPSMYPTIFNSSPLRNQAGVLLYGPPGTGKTFLVSQLASSWSLRIISVKGPELLAKYIGQSEENVRHLFNRARSAKPCVLFFDEFDSLAPKRGHDSTGVTDRVVNQLLTELDGVEGLQGVTVIAATSRPELLDPALLRSGRIDRLVECPLPDAVARVSIFEALSSTLNLDECVDFDYFAGRTQNYTGADIQSILTSANMAAVKEALAQFGHEKLPKKILVKQKHLIESFQTTRPSLSTADVAKYKKTYARFTNKEKGSRDFVAKRATLA encoded by the exons ATGTTTAAACGTACTTTCAAAGTGGTTTATCGGCCAATTAGAAACAATTTTCTGCTACTGCCGGAACAATATTATGGCGTTGTCTCCACCTAT GATACGGGCTGTCTTAGCCTTCAGTACAATGGACGTGTGCACTATGCATCGTGGGCACCGCAGGCGGGCGGCGGTGGCATCAAAGACACTGAAATTGGGATCAATGCCAGGGCGGCCAAGGAGCTCG GTCTGCATGAAAATGACTTGGTCAAGTGCGCCCTCATCGCTGACGTCCTAAATCTGCGCAGCGTTCACGTCACTCCCGTCTCGGCCAAAGATTGGGAGATCATT gaACTTAGCACTGAGAAGATCTCTGGCAGCGTTTTGGAGCAGACACGCATTGTGAACTCGTCACAGATTTTGCTTGTTTGGATTAACAAGTCGATGCAAGTGGCGCTGACAGTGG ATCGTTTGAAGCCACACATGGGTTATGGACGCATTGATCACAATACTGAGCTGGTGGTGGCTCCCAATCTGTACAAAGGACTGACCAATGGCAATGCAACTTCCACTGTCAATGGCAACGACGAAGAGAGCAGCAAACTTTCGCGCAGCAAAACCAGCGCTCAAGTGCGTGATGATTTAGTCACAACTCCAGGGCTTGCACACTCTGCAACAATGAGCAACGTGAAGAGCAATCTGCAGCGCAACAAGCGACAGGATCATATGCAACGCTTGAAGAAGGATCTGCGACGCGAGAGCTCAGGCGTGTTTGAGTTTCGTGTGATACGCGGATTGTGGCACGAGAAGGCGCAGGAATCGGATGTTTACATTCGACAGTCGCATTTGCCGGAGTTCATGGATCTGGAGCAGTTCTACAGCATGAAGACATCTTCCGATAAGGAGTACTATGTGCGAGTGCATCTCGTAagcgatgaggatgaggagaaCGATGAATTGCCAGCCACAATTCATCCCTCGATTGAGCTGAATGCGAATTTAATGAAGCTGCTAAATATCAAGGAGCTGGAGCGTGTTGTGCTGCGTCCCAAGGTGACTGTGGTTAATTTCGTGGAGAAGATCGAGCTGTTTGCGCACAAGAAGACGCATTACAAGATCATGGAGAATGCATTTAAGCGTTTTGTGATTGAGCGCACACAAAAGGCGCCCATGTTGTTCAACCAGGAGGAAGTGGTGCGCCTCGAAGACGATTTGCTCGTCACCGTGGGCATTTTACCTGAACATTTTCGCTATTGTGTTGTGGATGCACAATTCCTGAAAGAGTCGAAAATCTATGCTGCCGATCTGGTGCGTCCCGTTAATGAGATCATCAAGGAAAAGCCAGCTGCAATAACGCCACTGAGTGTCAAGGATCTCATACGACTGCCCGAGTATGATAAGATTGTCGATCAAGTAGTCAGCGAGTTGCGCATGAATCTGTGTCTCAACGCACAAAATTCTGTGCTGCGTCAGGGCAATGTGCTGCTCACAGGTGCCGCTGGCACTGGCAAAACGGTGCTGGTGGAGCGCATTTTGGAGCAGTTGTCACGACAGCCGGACTATTGCTACTTTGACATATTCTACTGCTCGCGCAGCAAGGGACGCAAAACGGAATCCATTCAGAAGGATTTACGCAACATTTTCACCAGCTGCCTGCAACATGCACCCGCCATCGTTGTCCTCGAGAATCTGGATGTGCTCGCGCATTCTGCTGGCGAACAGTCGAGCCAGGATGGCGAATACTTCAATCGCATGGCGGATACAGTGCATCAATTGATCATGCAGTATACGAGTAGCAATGCTATTGCTGTCATTGCCACCGTCAATGAGCTGCAGACGCTGAACAAGCGTCTGAGTGCGCCGCGTGGTCGCCATCTGTTCCAAACGGTTGCAAGACTGCCCAGCTTGGAGCGTGCCGATCGTGAGACCATCCTGCGTGAGCTGTGTAGTCACATTGCGTCTAGGGACTTGGATGTGGTCAAGTTCTCGAATCTAACGGAGGGCTATCGCAAGTGCGATCTTGTGCAGTTTGTGGAGCGAGCTATCTTCTATGCATATCGCATCA GCAAAGCGCAGCCGATGCTGACCAATGAGCAGCTGATTGACTCGCTGGAGCACACGAATTCCTATTGCCTACAGGGCATACAAAGCAATCAAAAGACTGGCGCCGAGTCCGCTGCGAATGAGATGAGTGTTGAGGAGCTGCCTGGCCTCGAAAGTGTGGTCACTGTGCTCGAGGAGGTGCTCATGTGGCCCTCAATG TATCCAACGATATTCAACTCATCGCCGCTGCGCAATCAGGCAGGAGTGCTGTTGTATGGTCCGCCTGGCACTGGCAAAACCTTCTTGGTGTCTCAGCTGGCCAGCAGTTGGAGTCTGCGTATCATCTCGGTGAAGGGACCTGAGTTGTTAGCTAAATACATTGGTCAGAGCGAGGAGAACGTGCGCCATCTGTTCAATCGAGCGCGCAGTGCCAAACCTTGTGTGCTCTTCTTCGATGAGTTTGACAGCTTGGCACCAAAGCGTGGCCACGACTCCACAGGTGTGACAGATCGTGTGGTCAATCAGCTGCTCACCGAACTCGATGGCGTCGAGGGGCTGCAGGGCGTCACCGTTATAGCGGCCACATCGCGACCCGAACTACTCGATCCAGCGCTGTTGCGATCGGGTCGCATAGATCGTTTGGTTGAGTGTCCGTTGCCGGATGCGGTGGCTCGTGTGAGCATCTTTGAGGCACTGAGTTCCACATTGAATCTGGATGAATGCGTGGACTTTGATTATTTTGCGGGACGCACACAAAACTATACAGGCGCCGATATACAAAGCATTCTGACCTCGGCGAACATGGCGGCGGTTAAGGAGGCGCTGGCACAATTCGGACATGAG
- the LOC117568369 gene encoding peroxisome biogenesis factor 1 isoform X2 produces the protein MFKRTFKVVYRPIRNNFLLLPEQYYGVVSTYDTGCLSLQYNGRVHYASWAPQAGGGGIKDTEIGINARAAKELGLHENDLVKCALIADVLNLRSVHVTPVSAKDWEIIELSTEKISGSVLEQTRIVNSSQILLVWINKSMQVALTVDRLKPHMGYGRIDHNTELVVAPNLYKGLTNGNATSTVNGNDEESSKLSRSKTSAQVRDDLVTTPGLAHSATMSNVKSNLQRNKRQDHMQRLKKDLRRESSGVFEFRVIRGLWHEKAQESDVYIRQSHLPEFMDLEQFYSMKTSSDKEYYVRVHLVSDEDEENDELPATIHPSIELNANLMKLLNIKELERVVLRPKVTVVNFVEKIELFAHKKTHYKIMENAFKRFVIERTQKAPMLFNQEEVVRLEDDLLVTVGILPEHFRYCVVDAQFLKESKIYAADLVRPVNEIIKEKPAAITPLSVKDLIRLPEYDKIVDQVVSELRMNLCLNAQNSVLRQGNVLLTGAAGTGKTVLVERILEQLSRQPDYCYFDIFYCSRSKGRKTESIQKDLRNIFTSCLQHAPAIVVLENLDVLAHSAGEQSSQDGEYFNRMADTVHQLIMQYTSSNAIAVIATVNELQTLNKRLSAPRGRHLFQTVARLPSLERADRETILRELCSHIASRDLDVVKFSNLTEGYRKCDLVQFVERAIFYAYRISKAQPMLTNEQLIDSLEHTNSYCLQGIQSNQKTGAESAANEMSVEELPGLESVVTVLEEVLMWPSMYPTIFNSSPLRNQAGVLLYGPPGTGKTFLVSQLASSWSLRIISVKGPELLAKYIGQSEENVRHLFNRARSAKPCVLFFDEFDSLAPKRGHDSTGVTDRVVNQLLTELDGVEGLQGVTVIAATSRPELLDPALLRSGRIDRLVECPLPDAVARVSIFEALSSTLNLDECVDFDYFAGRTQNYTGADIQSILTSANMAAVKEALAQFGHEIYFCVEY, from the exons ATGTTTAAACGTACTTTCAAAGTGGTTTATCGGCCAATTAGAAACAATTTTCTGCTACTGCCGGAACAATATTATGGCGTTGTCTCCACCTAT GATACGGGCTGTCTTAGCCTTCAGTACAATGGACGTGTGCACTATGCATCGTGGGCACCGCAGGCGGGCGGCGGTGGCATCAAAGACACTGAAATTGGGATCAATGCCAGGGCGGCCAAGGAGCTCG GTCTGCATGAAAATGACTTGGTCAAGTGCGCCCTCATCGCTGACGTCCTAAATCTGCGCAGCGTTCACGTCACTCCCGTCTCGGCCAAAGATTGGGAGATCATT gaACTTAGCACTGAGAAGATCTCTGGCAGCGTTTTGGAGCAGACACGCATTGTGAACTCGTCACAGATTTTGCTTGTTTGGATTAACAAGTCGATGCAAGTGGCGCTGACAGTGG ATCGTTTGAAGCCACACATGGGTTATGGACGCATTGATCACAATACTGAGCTGGTGGTGGCTCCCAATCTGTACAAAGGACTGACCAATGGCAATGCAACTTCCACTGTCAATGGCAACGACGAAGAGAGCAGCAAACTTTCGCGCAGCAAAACCAGCGCTCAAGTGCGTGATGATTTAGTCACAACTCCAGGGCTTGCACACTCTGCAACAATGAGCAACGTGAAGAGCAATCTGCAGCGCAACAAGCGACAGGATCATATGCAACGCTTGAAGAAGGATCTGCGACGCGAGAGCTCAGGCGTGTTTGAGTTTCGTGTGATACGCGGATTGTGGCACGAGAAGGCGCAGGAATCGGATGTTTACATTCGACAGTCGCATTTGCCGGAGTTCATGGATCTGGAGCAGTTCTACAGCATGAAGACATCTTCCGATAAGGAGTACTATGTGCGAGTGCATCTCGTAagcgatgaggatgaggagaaCGATGAATTGCCAGCCACAATTCATCCCTCGATTGAGCTGAATGCGAATTTAATGAAGCTGCTAAATATCAAGGAGCTGGAGCGTGTTGTGCTGCGTCCCAAGGTGACTGTGGTTAATTTCGTGGAGAAGATCGAGCTGTTTGCGCACAAGAAGACGCATTACAAGATCATGGAGAATGCATTTAAGCGTTTTGTGATTGAGCGCACACAAAAGGCGCCCATGTTGTTCAACCAGGAGGAAGTGGTGCGCCTCGAAGACGATTTGCTCGTCACCGTGGGCATTTTACCTGAACATTTTCGCTATTGTGTTGTGGATGCACAATTCCTGAAAGAGTCGAAAATCTATGCTGCCGATCTGGTGCGTCCCGTTAATGAGATCATCAAGGAAAAGCCAGCTGCAATAACGCCACTGAGTGTCAAGGATCTCATACGACTGCCCGAGTATGATAAGATTGTCGATCAAGTAGTCAGCGAGTTGCGCATGAATCTGTGTCTCAACGCACAAAATTCTGTGCTGCGTCAGGGCAATGTGCTGCTCACAGGTGCCGCTGGCACTGGCAAAACGGTGCTGGTGGAGCGCATTTTGGAGCAGTTGTCACGACAGCCGGACTATTGCTACTTTGACATATTCTACTGCTCGCGCAGCAAGGGACGCAAAACGGAATCCATTCAGAAGGATTTACGCAACATTTTCACCAGCTGCCTGCAACATGCACCCGCCATCGTTGTCCTCGAGAATCTGGATGTGCTCGCGCATTCTGCTGGCGAACAGTCGAGCCAGGATGGCGAATACTTCAATCGCATGGCGGATACAGTGCATCAATTGATCATGCAGTATACGAGTAGCAATGCTATTGCTGTCATTGCCACCGTCAATGAGCTGCAGACGCTGAACAAGCGTCTGAGTGCGCCGCGTGGTCGCCATCTGTTCCAAACGGTTGCAAGACTGCCCAGCTTGGAGCGTGCCGATCGTGAGACCATCCTGCGTGAGCTGTGTAGTCACATTGCGTCTAGGGACTTGGATGTGGTCAAGTTCTCGAATCTAACGGAGGGCTATCGCAAGTGCGATCTTGTGCAGTTTGTGGAGCGAGCTATCTTCTATGCATATCGCATCA GCAAAGCGCAGCCGATGCTGACCAATGAGCAGCTGATTGACTCGCTGGAGCACACGAATTCCTATTGCCTACAGGGCATACAAAGCAATCAAAAGACTGGCGCCGAGTCCGCTGCGAATGAGATGAGTGTTGAGGAGCTGCCTGGCCTCGAAAGTGTGGTCACTGTGCTCGAGGAGGTGCTCATGTGGCCCTCAATG TATCCAACGATATTCAACTCATCGCCGCTGCGCAATCAGGCAGGAGTGCTGTTGTATGGTCCGCCTGGCACTGGCAAAACCTTCTTGGTGTCTCAGCTGGCCAGCAGTTGGAGTCTGCGTATCATCTCGGTGAAGGGACCTGAGTTGTTAGCTAAATACATTGGTCAGAGCGAGGAGAACGTGCGCCATCTGTTCAATCGAGCGCGCAGTGCCAAACCTTGTGTGCTCTTCTTCGATGAGTTTGACAGCTTGGCACCAAAGCGTGGCCACGACTCCACAGGTGTGACAGATCGTGTGGTCAATCAGCTGCTCACCGAACTCGATGGCGTCGAGGGGCTGCAGGGCGTCACCGTTATAGCGGCCACATCGCGACCCGAACTACTCGATCCAGCGCTGTTGCGATCGGGTCGCATAGATCGTTTGGTTGAGTGTCCGTTGCCGGATGCGGTGGCTCGTGTGAGCATCTTTGAGGCACTGAGTTCCACATTGAATCTGGATGAATGCGTGGACTTTGATTATTTTGCGGGACGCACACAAAACTATACAGGCGCCGATATACAAAGCATTCTGACCTCGGCGAACATGGCGGCGGTTAAGGAGGCGCTGGCACAATTCGGACATGAG